Proteins encoded in a region of the Vitis riparia cultivar Riparia Gloire de Montpellier isolate 1030 chromosome 7, EGFV_Vit.rip_1.0, whole genome shotgun sequence genome:
- the LOC117917311 gene encoding uncharacterized protein LOC117917311 codes for MGIQKIGRHVSGVSSNRRRVSSSSNVDNMALEENQASGTSFEDDSDDCEFAEVRCELGMVEGQLCNIPFELYDLPDLREILSLDTWNSCLTEDERFYLSSYLPDMDQQTFWLTMKELLGGSDIFFGSPLDIFFNRLKGGFYPPKVAWFREGLQFLQRIKYYHSLRFYHDSMTQMFINMRKIWAHCEMSTGVEERIYLWTRKKRKVTDLLDLNTYPEDGFLLGKEVNPEPATHQLSRQAKSVKSRRENKLLLPLVANGKKSVAPKSGGKGFLKMKASVNGSSEKHNGTLEQSYSAPRGVLKMVHRVPSIQPKQSRVVSTQQQPTLLVKDLPVYTHQWDAGGFCETPFLWQKVGCGEVHRTSKQPWCIQSQQESEHLRITTGSSRHPESIVRKVKRERNPSLDDTIDLGEHKLCGGDAGIWKGDKIGPKGEHEPSMDSKETRCAYSSENLRQSLGMEDTELPMRSLARHPFGVQCYEQNWHIEPMQKGTIMQPGIPAVMSGILDIGNEEQEKFMASSNQMKNQVDVGVGGSEKLYKQPSALKGFQNDLVLPLTYKRRKTRAKLNSTDSVKPLTVGADLKSATPKEANRAKAVKIMFKGWKEQSLDKKS; via the coding sequence atGGGCATTCAAAAGATTGGCCGTCATGTATCAGGGGTCAGTAGTAATCGTAGACGAGTTTCCTCTTCCTCCAACGTTGACAACATGGCATTGGAGGAGAACCAAGCCTCAGGGACAAGCTTCGAGGATGACTCTGATGATTGTGAATTTGCCGAAGTGAGGTGTGAGCTTGGCATGGTAGAAGGTCAGCTTTGCAACATTCCATTTGAGCTTTACGATCTACCAGATTTAAGAGAAATATTATCTCTGGACACATGGAATTCATGTTTAACAGAAGATGAAAGGTTCTATCTCTCATCCTACCTTCCAGATATGGACCAACAGACTTTTTGGTTGACTATGAAGGAACTCCTTGGTGGTAGTGATATATTTTTTGGCAGTCCCTTGGATATATTTTTCAACAGATTGAAAGGTGGATTCTATCCTCCAAAAGTGGCTTGGTTTAGAGAAGGTTTACAGTTCTTGCAAAGGATAAAGTACTATCATTCATTGAGATTTTACCATGACAGCATGACACAAATGTTCATAAACATGAGGAAGATATGGGCTCACTGTGAAATGAGCACTGGTGTTGAGGAAAGGATTTATTTGTGGACAAGGAAAAAGCGTAAAGTAACTGATTTGCTTGATCTTAATACATATCCTGAGGATGGGTTTTTATTAGGTAAAGAGGTGAATCCAGAACCAGCCACACATCAATTGTCAAGGCAAGCAAAGTCTGTGAAAAGCAGAAGGGAAAATAAGCTTTTGCTCCCTCTGGTTGCTAACGGGAAGAAGTCTGTTGCTCCAAAATCTGGAGGAAAAGGGTTTCTGAAAATGAAGGCTTCTGTCAATGGTTCATCTGAAAAACACAATGGGACTCTGGAACAGTCTTATTCTGCACCCAGAGGGGTATTGAAAATGGTACATAGAGTTCCTTCCATACAACCAAAACAATCAAGAGTGGTGTCAACACAACAGCAACCAACCTTGTTGGTCAAGGACTTGCCAGTGTATACTCACCAGTGGGATGCAGGTGGCTTTTGTGAGACACCCTTTTTGTGGCAGAAGGTTGGTTGTGGCGAAGTCCATAGAACTTCCAAGCAACCTTGGTGTATTCAAAGTCAGCAGGAATCTGAGCATCTTAGAATTACTACTGGATCAAGTAGACATCCAGAAAGCATTGTCAGAAAGGTAAAGAGGGAAAGGAATCCCTCACTGGATGATACTATTGATTTAGGAGAACACAAACTGTGTGGGGGCGACGCTGGCATCTGGAAGGGAGATAAAATAGGTCCCAAAGGGGAACATGAACCATCAATGGATTCCAAGGAAACAAGATGTGCTTATAGTAGTGAAAACTTGAGGCAGAGTTTGGGAATGGAAGATACAGAACTTCCAATGAGATCCTTGGCGCGCCACCCATTTGGTGTCCAGTGCTATGAGCAGAACTGGCACATTGAACCCATGCAAAAAGGCACCATTATGCAACCAGGAATTCCTGCAGTCATGTCAGGGATTCTAGACATTGGCAATGAGGAGCAGGAAAAATTTATGGCGTCTTCAAATCAAATGAAGAACCAAGTTGATGTAGGTGTTGGAGGATCGGAGAAGCTATACAAGCAGCCAAGTGCTCTCAAGGGTTTTCAAAATGACCTTGTGCTTCCCTTAACGTACAAGCGAAGGAAGACTCGTGCAAAGCTTAACTCAACAGACTCTGTCAAGCCACTAACAGTAGGAGCTGATTTGAAGTCTGCAACTCCAAAGGAAGCAAATCGTGCAAAAGCAGTGAAGATTATGTTCAAGGGCTGGAAAGAACAGTCTCTGGACAAGAAATCTTGA